In a single window of the Aquarana catesbeiana isolate 2022-GZ linkage group LG13, ASM4218655v1, whole genome shotgun sequence genome:
- the LOC141117738 gene encoding natterin-4-like isoform X1, with amino-acid sequence MKMKVNLLCIFITINWALIFANSLAVPPNDEKPAEKETPALPDDKGTVPAAQGQLNVDLSKTTTPEKEAAEMKEEEEPAVYDVRQALFTGYENLKWIDWTGSVPSGAVYINNPFTGRIEYICSVSNCATGFYTSAKGSFCYFTNVGQEFRTSTFKILVNEQNFEILEWQRQSQGSVASNAVQRCQEIYVGKNEYGLGKVINGRLSVPYNGYEYLYDTYEILRLYPDYHSQTITSLSYDTYKIIYDEDYNVILASKLVMNRGCNTLSTTVSLSESTQVTKYWDIGRSTNKGVTTALSGNMPVFSGSSISYSSMPNFEWQEGYPYIQSRTHSFSLHLTVKPNQECEVVLQGRNIHLRMPLTGTLSRSYNNGQRRATNIQGTFSNLQTDDVVIYAKPCKRIINVPPCP; translated from the exons ATGAAG ATGAAGGTAAACTTGCTATGTATCTTTATAACCATCAACTGGGCATTAATATTTGCCAATTCGCTAGCTGTTCCACCAAATGATGAAAAGCCAGCCGAGAAGGAAACACCAG CCCTACCAGATGACAAAGGCACTGTACCTGCTGCTCAGGGCCAACTCAATGTAGACCTTTCCAAAACCACAACTCCTGAAAAGGAAGCAGCGgagatgaaggaggaggaggaaccaGCTGTGTATGATGTTCGCCAGGCTCTATTTACCGGCTATGAGAATCTCAAATGGATAGACTGGACAGGCTCTGTTCCTAGTGGTGCAGTTTACATAAATAATCCGTTTACAGGGCGCATTGAATATATTTGTTCTGTCTCAAATTGTGCTACAGGGTTCTACACCTCTGCCAAAGGTTCTTTTTGTTACTTtactaatgttggccaagaatttcGTACATCCACCTTTAAAATTCTTGTAAATGAGCAGAATTTTGAGATTTTAGAGTGGCAAAGGCAAAGTCAAGGCTCCGTAGCTTCCAATGCTGTTCAGAGGTGCCAAGAAATTTATGTAGGGAAAAATGAATATGGGTTAGGTAAAGTTATTAATGGTCGTCTTTCTGTACCTTACAATGGGTATGAATACCTTTATGATACCTATGAGATCCTTCGCTTGTATCCAGACTACCATTCACAAACAATAACCAGTTTGTCATATGATACTTACAAGATAATCTATGATGAGGATTATAATGTTATTTTAGCCTCAAAACTGGTGATGAACAGAGGTTGCAATACTTTGTCCACAACTGTTAGTCTGAGTGAAAGCACACAGGTTACCAAGTACTGGGACATTGGACGCTCAACAAATAAAGGTGTAACAACAGCTCTCTCTGGTAATATGCCAGTGTTCTCAGGAAGCTCAATCAGCTACTCTAGTATGCCAAATTTTGAATGGCAAGAAGGATATCCATACATACAATCTAGGACACACTCATTTAGTCTGCATCTAACCGTGAAACCAAATCAGGAGTGTGAGGTTGTGTTGCAGGGAAGAAACATACATTTGAGAATGCCATTGACAGGTACTCTGTCCCGAAGCTATAACAATGGCCAAAGACGCGCAACCAACATCCAAGGCACATTTTCTAATTTACAGACAGATGATGTGGTTATTTACGCAAAGCCATGTAAACGCATAATCAATGTTCCACCATGTCcttaa
- the LOC141117738 gene encoding natterin-4-like isoform X2, with translation MKVNLLCIFITINWALIFANSLAVPPNDEKPAEKETPALPDDKGTVPAAQGQLNVDLSKTTTPEKEAAEMKEEEEPAVYDVRQALFTGYENLKWIDWTGSVPSGAVYINNPFTGRIEYICSVSNCATGFYTSAKGSFCYFTNVGQEFRTSTFKILVNEQNFEILEWQRQSQGSVASNAVQRCQEIYVGKNEYGLGKVINGRLSVPYNGYEYLYDTYEILRLYPDYHSQTITSLSYDTYKIIYDEDYNVILASKLVMNRGCNTLSTTVSLSESTQVTKYWDIGRSTNKGVTTALSGNMPVFSGSSISYSSMPNFEWQEGYPYIQSRTHSFSLHLTVKPNQECEVVLQGRNIHLRMPLTGTLSRSYNNGQRRATNIQGTFSNLQTDDVVIYAKPCKRIINVPPCP, from the exons ATGAAGGTAAACTTGCTATGTATCTTTATAACCATCAACTGGGCATTAATATTTGCCAATTCGCTAGCTGTTCCACCAAATGATGAAAAGCCAGCCGAGAAGGAAACACCAG CCCTACCAGATGACAAAGGCACTGTACCTGCTGCTCAGGGCCAACTCAATGTAGACCTTTCCAAAACCACAACTCCTGAAAAGGAAGCAGCGgagatgaaggaggaggaggaaccaGCTGTGTATGATGTTCGCCAGGCTCTATTTACCGGCTATGAGAATCTCAAATGGATAGACTGGACAGGCTCTGTTCCTAGTGGTGCAGTTTACATAAATAATCCGTTTACAGGGCGCATTGAATATATTTGTTCTGTCTCAAATTGTGCTACAGGGTTCTACACCTCTGCCAAAGGTTCTTTTTGTTACTTtactaatgttggccaagaatttcGTACATCCACCTTTAAAATTCTTGTAAATGAGCAGAATTTTGAGATTTTAGAGTGGCAAAGGCAAAGTCAAGGCTCCGTAGCTTCCAATGCTGTTCAGAGGTGCCAAGAAATTTATGTAGGGAAAAATGAATATGGGTTAGGTAAAGTTATTAATGGTCGTCTTTCTGTACCTTACAATGGGTATGAATACCTTTATGATACCTATGAGATCCTTCGCTTGTATCCAGACTACCATTCACAAACAATAACCAGTTTGTCATATGATACTTACAAGATAATCTATGATGAGGATTATAATGTTATTTTAGCCTCAAAACTGGTGATGAACAGAGGTTGCAATACTTTGTCCACAACTGTTAGTCTGAGTGAAAGCACACAGGTTACCAAGTACTGGGACATTGGACGCTCAACAAATAAAGGTGTAACAACAGCTCTCTCTGGTAATATGCCAGTGTTCTCAGGAAGCTCAATCAGCTACTCTAGTATGCCAAATTTTGAATGGCAAGAAGGATATCCATACATACAATCTAGGACACACTCATTTAGTCTGCATCTAACCGTGAAACCAAATCAGGAGTGTGAGGTTGTGTTGCAGGGAAGAAACATACATTTGAGAATGCCATTGACAGGTACTCTGTCCCGAAGCTATAACAATGGCCAAAGACGCGCAACCAACATCCAAGGCACATTTTCTAATTTACAGACAGATGATGTGGTTATTTACGCAAAGCCATGTAAACGCATAATCAATGTTCCACCATGTCcttaa